The Aspergillus nidulans FGSC A4 chromosome VIII genome contains the following window.
CTAATTCACTTCTCAACATCCAAACATTGACTTCACTTCCAGTCTGGCGCAGTCGCAGTTGTAACAGTTGATTTCCTCGTCTACCCCTTCGACACGCTCAAGACTCGCGTCCAGTCGCCACACTACGCAGAAATCTACAAAGATGCAGCCACGAACACGATCAAGAAGGGTGTGCTCTTCCGCGGGCTATACCAGGGTGTTGTCAGCGTTGTGCTGAGTACAATTCCAGCTTGTACTGGGCCCCCATCCCCAAGATTCAAACGAGTAGGGATATTAACAGTTGGTGACAcctcgcagcaggagcatTCTTTACAACTTACGAAACCGTAAGGTCTACCCTCAACCGAACTAAGCAAGCTTCTGCCATACCATTTCTTCAATCAGTCCCCGCACCCGCGATAaacgccatctcctcatccactgGTGAAATGGTCTCCTGTCTCCTCCTTACACCTGCCGAAGTCATCAAGCAAAATGCGCAGGTTATCAACAACTCACCAAGCGCCAACATCTCTGAAAAGCTAAAACAAGGTGGAACCAGCGTAACCCTCCAAGTTCTCAGACGCTTCAAGCAGCAACCTTGGAAATTGTGGAGTGGGTACTCGGCGCTTGTAGGACGGAATTTACCGTTCACAGGGATCAATTTCCCGATCTTTGAGGCGATCAAGGGGTACCTTGTTGAGAGGCGGCATCGGCAGCAAGGGTATATCGAACAtagtggtgctggt
Protein-coding sequences here:
- a CDS encoding putative mitochondrial carrier protein (transcript_id=CADANIAT00001353), whose product is MMTFNTYAQTLYILYTTLDIWLSGAVAVVTVDFLVYPFDTLKTRVQSPHYAEIYKDAATNTIKKGVLFRGLYQGVVSVVLSTIPASGAFFTTYETVRSTLNRTKQASAIPFLQSVPAPAINAISSSTGEMVSCLLLTPAEVIKQNAQVINNSPSANISEKLKQGGTSVTLQVLRRFKQQPWKLWSGYSALVGRNLPFTGINFPIFEAIKGYLVERRHRQQGYIEHSGAGAGAGKEIGTQKESQEPVYERAVLTGIAASISGSIASVITTPIDVVKTRMMLAASGNRPSSASGGKEVPKKLGSIWAVGNQIFKDEGMKGLFRGGAIRVVWTAISLSIYLSMYEGGKFFLEKRRMRKAEQDT